The Halogranum gelatinilyticum genome contains the following window.
GGCGTCTGTTCGGCGGGCTTCCAGACGACGGTGTTACCCTCGACCAGGGCGACGGCCATGTGCCAGAAGGGGATGGCGACCGGGAAGTTCCACGGGGTGATACAGCCGACGACGCCGCGAGGTTTGCGGCGCATATAGGCGTCCTTGGCGGGAATCTCGCTCGGGATAACGTCGCCTTTGGGGTGGCGAGCGTCGCCAGCGGCCCACTCGACCATGTGGTACGCTTCGATGACGTCCGCGCGACCTTCCGAGATTTCCTTGCCGCACTCTTTGGTCACGACTTCTGCGAGTTCTTCGGTCCGCTCGCGGAGCTCGTGGTAGATGTCCCAGAGATATTCCGCGCGGTCGATGTGCGACAGTTCGCGCCACTCCTCGTAGGCCTCGTCTGCCTCGGCGAGTGCGACGTCGATGTCCGCCTCGGTCCCGCGCTGGAACGTGCCGAGGGTCTCGCCCGTCGCGGGGTTCTCGCTCTCGAACGTCTCCGTGCTCTCGCCGTCCGTCCACTCACCGCCGATGTAGTGTTGGTATACTGTGTCGTCCTGACCCATGTGTGAGAGACTATCGAAGACGGTCGAATAACCACTCCCGTCCATGGGAGGGATAGTGCGTGTGAATCAGACACATACATACGTCTCCCCGAACAACGGATAGCCGATGAGCCAGACGGAGACGGCAGCGGGGACCAGACTCACACTCGAACTGTGGCATCCGAACTGTTGGGCAATCGAGTCCACAGAACAGACCGGTGGTGGAGTACTGGCGCACGCCATCTACAACTCGCCGACGGTGACGAGCGAGTCGGTCAACGGACTCTTCACGGCGTTCGGCGACAGCGAGAGCGAAGTCGAAGCCTTGCTCGACCAGATCCGGGAGTCGCCGTACGCGGGGTCGGTCCAAGAGCTCCAAGAGCGGTTCGGACGCAACGTCCGCAACGACGCCCCCGGAAACGTCGTCCGCGAGTTCTTCCTCGAGTACAACCCGCGGGACATGGTGTGTCCGACGTTGCTCAAACACGGGTTCGTCCACAGCGCGCCCGTTCGGATCGAAGACGGCCAGGAGTACTGGCAGGTCTGTTTCGCTGGCAACAGAAAAGAGATCGAACCGAGCCTCGACGGCGTGCGCGAGGACGCCGGTGCCGAGGTCAGCGTCTCGCGTATCACCACGTCCGATACGGGGACGTCCGAGCGCGAACGGCGGATGAGTTCCCTCACGACGACCCAGCGGGAGGTGTTCGAGTTGGCACGCGACCGCGGCTACTACCAGTGGCCACGCGGCATCTCCACGCGGGAACTCGCGTCGGAACTCGGCGTCTCGAAGACGACGATGCTCGAACATCTCCGGAAGGCGGAGTCGAAACTGCTCGACCCCGACGACTGAGAGAAACGGGAGCCTCCGACGGCTATCCGAGGACGGCCCGAAGCGCGAACAGCGCGTTCTCCTTGCGCTCGCGCACGCGACGGTAGAAGTACGAGACCCACTTGCCGCCGTAGGGGATATACTGATAGACGTCGACGCCGTCGACGGCGAGCACCTCTTGGGCGTCCTCGCGCACGCCCATCAACATCTGAATCTCGAAGCTGGTGCCGTGTTCCTCGTGGAGCTCCAGGGCGTGTTCGATCATCTTCGGGTCGTGGCTGCCGACGGCGATACCACCGTCGAAGTTCGCGAACATGAACGCCAGATACTCGCGGTAGGCCTCGTCGACCTTCGACTTCTCCTTGTAGGCGACCTCCGGCGGTTCGTCGTAGGCTCCCTTCACGAGTCGGACCTTGCAGGGGACGTCGGCGAGGCGTTCGAGATCAGCGCGCGTGCGCTTGAGGTTCGCCTGGACACAGAGACCGACGCCGCCGTCGAACTCACGGGCGACGGCTTCGAACGTGTCGAGCGTGGTGTCGATGGTGGTGTAATCCTCCATGTCGCACCAGACGAACACCCCGTGGTCGTCGCCCGCCTCGACGATGCGGCGGAAGTTCTCCGCGAAGACCTCCCCGCCCACGTCGAGACCGATCTGGGAGGGTTTGACCGAGACACAGCAGTCGAGACCGGTGCGGTCGATGCGTTCGATTAGATCGATGTACGCGTCGGCGTCGGCGTCGGCCGGTGGCCGTTCGTCGTAGTGCTCCCCGAGCAGATTGAGTATCCCCTTCACACCCGACTCGTTCAGGTCGGCGACGTGGTCGAGCGCCCCCTCGGGAGTCTCGCCCGCGACGAAGTTGTTCGCAATCGGCGGAATCATGCGTGGTGTCCTCTCACGATGGGATCCCCCTAAACCACCTCCCTACCAAACAATTCATCCGTGTTTTTGTGAACTAAAAATGGACCATACCGCCCAATAACGGGGGAGAAGCCGTGACGTACGGTCGGTTCCGACCATGGTAGGGTCAAGGTATAACAACACCCTTCGGATAGTACGTGATAGTTCGTCATGAGACAACTTGACAGAGACGACGTGACGCGCAGAGATGTGCTGAAGACGACGGGCGCAGGAGGCCTCGTCGTGCTCGGATCGACCGCTGGCTGTCTGGAGTCCTCGGATGGCTCCGGTGACGGCGGGAGCGACGGTGGGTCCGGTGACGGTGGCTCCGGCGACGGCGGGAGCGAGACGACCGACAGCTCCGGCGACGGCGGGAGTATGCAGGACACGTACACCATCGGGATGGTCAACTCCCTCACCGGGTCGCTCGCGCCGTACGGCGAGCGTAACGAACGCGGGCTCCAGCTCGCGCTCGCGGACATCAACGACGTCGGTATCGGCTCGAACGGTGCGGAGTTCGCCGTCGTCCAGGAGGACAGTGAGAGTGTGAACCAATCCGGCGTCAACGCGGCCCGGAAGCTCGTCACGCAGGACGGCGTCCCGCTGCTCATCGGCGCGGTCGGCTCCGGCGTCTCCATCGCCATCTACGACAGCGTCGTCTCCGGCACCGACGTCGTCCAGATTTCACAGAACAGTACCAGCCCCGAGCTGACAAACAAGCCCGGACTCATGCGGATGAGTCCGTCCGGCTCGGCGAAGGGACAGGCACTCGCGAATCTGGTCGGACAGGACCACGACACCGTCGCCGTCACGTGGATCAACAACGACTACGGGACGGGGCTGTCGGACGTCTTCGCCGACTCGTTCGAGGGCGACGTCGCCTACAACACCCCGCACGACCAGGACCAGTCCTCATACCGTGGCATCCTCTCGGAGATGGCCGCGACCGACGCCACCGCGTGGGTGATGATCACCTACGCCAACGAGTTCACCATCATGGTCAACGAGGCGTACGACCAGGGCTACCACGAGCAGGTGGAGTACTACGGCGCGGAGTCGACCGTCGCCGACGCCATCACCGAGAACACCGAGCCGGGCAGCATGGAGAGCATGACCGGTATCACGGAGAGTGCCCCGGTCGACCAGGAGAGCTACCAGAACTTCGCGAGTACCTTCGAGGACGAGTTCGGCTCGGCCCCGTCGGTCTGGTCGGCGTACGCCTACGACGCGGTGACGGTCGCGGCCATCGCGACCGAGGCAGCCGACGAGTTCACCGGTGCGGCACTGCAGGAGGTCGTCCGCGACGTGACCCGCCCCGAGGGCGAGGCCGTCTACACCTTCGAGGACGCGAAGGCGATCCTCGAAGACGGCGGTGGCCCGAGCGACGTCAACTACGAGGGCGTCTCCGGACCGGTGGACCTCGACGAGAACGGTGACCCGCCGGGGTTC
Protein-coding sequences here:
- a CDS encoding aldehyde dehydrogenase family protein, with the translated sequence MGQDDTVYQHYIGGEWTDGESTETFESENPATGETLGTFQRGTEADIDVALAEADEAYEEWRELSHIDRAEYLWDIYHELRERTEELAEVVTKECGKEISEGRADVIEAYHMVEWAAGDARHPKGDVIPSEIPAKDAYMRRKPRGVVGCITPWNFPVAIPFWHMAVALVEGNTVVWKPAEQTP
- a CDS encoding helix-turn-helix domain-containing protein, with the translated sequence MSQTETAAGTRLTLELWHPNCWAIESTEQTGGGVLAHAIYNSPTVTSESVNGLFTAFGDSESEVEALLDQIRESPYAGSVQELQERFGRNVRNDAPGNVVREFFLEYNPRDMVCPTLLKHGFVHSAPVRIEDGQEYWQVCFAGNRKEIEPSLDGVREDAGAEVSVSRITTSDTGTSERERRMSSLTTTQREVFELARDRGYYQWPRGISTRELASELGVSKTTMLEHLRKAESKLLDPDD
- a CDS encoding proline dehydrogenase family protein, which translates into the protein MIPPIANNFVAGETPEGALDHVADLNESGVKGILNLLGEHYDERPPADADADAYIDLIERIDRTGLDCCVSVKPSQIGLDVGGEVFAENFRRIVEAGDDHGVFVWCDMEDYTTIDTTLDTFEAVAREFDGGVGLCVQANLKRTRADLERLADVPCKVRLVKGAYDEPPEVAYKEKSKVDEAYREYLAFMFANFDGGIAVGSHDPKMIEHALELHEEHGTSFEIQMLMGVREDAQEVLAVDGVDVYQYIPYGGKWVSYFYRRVRERKENALFALRAVLG
- a CDS encoding ABC transporter substrate-binding protein — encoded protein: MTRRDVLKTTGAGGLVVLGSTAGCLESSDGSGDGGSDGGSGDGGSGDGGSETTDSSGDGGSMQDTYTIGMVNSLTGSLAPYGERNERGLQLALADINDVGIGSNGAEFAVVQEDSESVNQSGVNAARKLVTQDGVPLLIGAVGSGVSIAIYDSVVSGTDVVQISQNSTSPELTNKPGLMRMSPSGSAKGQALANLVGQDHDTVAVTWINNDYGTGLSDVFADSFEGDVAYNTPHDQDQSSYRGILSEMAATDATAWVMITYANEFTIMVNEAYDQGYHEQVEYYGAESTVADAITENTEPGSMESMTGITESAPVDQESYQNFASTFEDEFGSAPSVWSAYAYDAVTVAAIATEAADEFTGAALQEVVRDVTRPEGEAVYTFEDAKAILEDGGGPSDVNYEGVSGPVDLDENGDPPGFYQVYEVNDHTYEFGDFITG